From Thermus albus, one genomic window encodes:
- a CDS encoding 3-hydroxybutyrate dehydrogenase — protein MRPFARKTVLITGAGSGIGLALARAFAQEGAKVLLHDLKDASALAAELGGVFLQADLSDPQAVEELGREAARQGVDILVNNAGFQHIDPVEDFPLETWQRMLQVMLTAPFQLIKALLPGMKAKGWGRILNIASVHGLVASPYKSAYISAKHGLLGLTKTVALEAGPFGVTVNAIAPAYVRTPLVENQIADQARTLAISEGEVVEKVFLAQAAIKRLIEPEEIAELALFLASEKASAITGAVFPIDLGWTAR, from the coding sequence ATGAGGCCTTTTGCTAGAAAAACCGTCCTGATCACCGGCGCAGGAAGCGGTATCGGCCTAGCCCTAGCCCGGGCCTTCGCCCAAGAAGGCGCCAAGGTGCTGTTGCATGACCTTAAAGACGCCTCCGCCTTGGCAGCGGAGCTAGGCGGGGTATTTCTCCAGGCCGACCTCTCCGACCCCCAGGCCGTAGAGGAGCTAGGGAGGGAAGCCGCCCGGCAGGGGGTGGACATCCTGGTCAACAACGCGGGCTTCCAGCACATCGACCCGGTGGAGGACTTTCCCCTAGAGACCTGGCAAAGGATGCTCCAGGTGATGCTCACCGCCCCCTTCCAGCTCATCAAGGCCCTCCTCCCGGGGATGAAGGCCAAGGGCTGGGGGCGGATCTTGAACATCGCCAGCGTCCACGGCCTGGTGGCAAGCCCCTACAAGTCCGCCTACATCTCCGCCAAGCACGGGCTTTTGGGCCTCACCAAGACCGTGGCCCTCGAGGCGGGCCCCTTTGGCGTCACCGTGAACGCCATCGCCCCCGCTTACGTGCGCACCCCCTTGGTGGAGAACCAGATCGCCGACCAAGCCCGCACCCTGGCCATTTCCGAGGGCGAGGTGGTGGAAAAGGTCTTCCTGGCCCAGGCGGCCATCAAGCGCCTCATCGAGCCGGAAGAGATAGCCGAACTGGCCCTTTTTTTGGCCTCGGAAAAGGCCTCGGCCATCACGGGGGCTGTCTTCCCCATAGACCTGGGCTGGACCGCCCGCTAG
- a CDS encoding ABC transporter ATP-binding protein, translating into MKLKVEGLETGYGKAQVLFGLDLGVEEGELVALLGANGAGKTTLLRAISGLIPPWRGKVLWDGEDLRRFSPARRARLGLGHVPEGRQLFPLMTVEENLRLGAAFLAPEREREGFERVFALFPRLYERKRQLAGTLSGGEQQLLAIARALMGFPKILLVDEPSLGLAPRLAEEVLLSLKHVAEEGVGVLLVEQNVALSLEVAARAYVLEHGRIVLQGPSHVVLEDSRVREAYLSL; encoded by the coding sequence GTGAAACTCAAAGTAGAGGGCTTGGAGACCGGTTATGGCAAGGCCCAGGTACTCTTCGGACTAGATCTGGGGGTCGAGGAAGGGGAGCTCGTGGCCCTCCTTGGCGCCAATGGGGCCGGCAAAACCACCTTGCTCCGGGCCATCTCCGGGCTGATCCCGCCCTGGCGGGGAAAGGTCCTTTGGGATGGGGAGGACCTCCGGAGGTTTTCCCCAGCCCGGCGGGCCCGGCTTGGTCTCGGCCATGTACCGGAAGGCCGGCAACTCTTTCCCCTGATGACCGTGGAGGAAAACCTCCGTCTAGGGGCTGCTTTTCTGGCCCCGGAAAGGGAGAGGGAGGGTTTTGAACGGGTCTTTGCCCTCTTCCCCCGTCTATACGAAAGGAAGAGGCAGCTGGCAGGTACCCTCTCCGGGGGGGAACAGCAGCTGCTGGCCATCGCCCGGGCCCTCATGGGCTTTCCCAAAATCCTCCTGGTGGATGAGCCCTCCCTAGGACTCGCCCCCCGCCTAGCCGAGGAGGTGCTCCTCTCCCTCAAGCACGTAGCGGAAGAAGGGGTGGGGGTGTTGCTGGTGGAGCAGAACGTGGCCCTTTCCCTCGAGGTGGCGGCCAGGGCCTACGTGCTGGAGCATGGGCGTATCGTGCTCCAGGGTCCGTCCCATGTGGTGTTAGAAGATTCCCGGGTCCGGGAAGCTTACCTAAGTCTCTAA